The following nucleotide sequence is from Juglans microcarpa x Juglans regia isolate MS1-56 chromosome 6D, Jm3101_v1.0, whole genome shotgun sequence.
tcAACAATATTCTCTGTATCCAATCTCTTcgggttttgttttttctctgtTAACGTGTCCTGATCCCAAGGGATTTGCGGAGGCTAGCTGCTTTTTGTTTCTGTCCATATAAGTCTCTCAGGTAGGAACCGAGGCTGAATTCTGTATACTACTGCTTGTTTTCATCAAATCCCTGGTTCTGAAAACAGGGTTTgcagataaaaaagaaaagcgaTAGGGTTTTCAGGTTTCCAGGAAATGGAAAACGTTTCAGAGCTTTACAAGGAAGAAGAACAGATGGATTTGCCACCAGGATTCCGATTCCATCCAACTGATGAAGAGCTCATTAGTCACTACCTGCTCAACAGAGTTACAGATAGCAGATTCTCTGCCAGAGCTATTGGAGAGGTGGATTTGAACAAGTCTGAGCCCTGGGAATTGCCATGTAAGTGTGCTGCTAAAACTGGTTTccatgtttatttttctctgaTTTCTCTTCTAAAGTGATGATAATGTTGAACTTGGGTCATTTTGGATGTAGGGAAAGCGAAAATGGGAGAGAAAGAATGGTACTTTTTCTGCGTGAGAGACAGAAAGTACCCAACTGGATTGAGGACTAACAGGGCCACGGAAGCTGGTTATTGGAAAGCCACAGGGAAAGACAAGGAGATATACAGAGGCAAAGCCCTGGTTGGCATGAAGAAAACCCTTGTTTTTTACAAGGGTAGAGCACCTAAAGGAGAGAAAACCAACTGGGTTATGCACGAATACAGATTGGAGGGTAAATTCTCGGTCCACAACCTCCCCAAAACTGCAAAGGTACCTCCTCATCCACTCTGTTTTCCCTGTTTTTCTTTACTCTTTTCCCCtctgttttatttattgatcTTGTGTTTTTGAATTGCAGAATGAATGGGTGATATGTAGGGTATTTGAAAAGACTTCTGGAGGGAAGAAAATCCATATCCCTGGCATAGTTGGATTAGGCTCATTTGGTGGTGAATTGGGTCCTCCTAATCTTCCACCATTAATGGATTCTTCTCCTTATAATGGCAATAACGCCAAGCCTTTTGCTGAATCCGCTTACGTGCCCTGCTTCTCCAACCTCATGGATGCTCAAAGAAACCAACAAGGGATGGTGGGTTCCTTCAACGATTTTCTGTATGGAGTTTCCTCAAATCCCACCGATAATCTTCCAAGAATCCCACTTTCAAGCTCCTTCTATTCCACTCAAACCACTCCAATTCCTGCAAATCTCCAATTCCAAGGCTCTGTTACAATGCAAGACCACGCATACCTAAGGGCCATACTTGGAAATCAAGGATCAATCATGAGGCAGAGT
It contains:
- the LOC121235872 gene encoding NAC domain-containing protein 100; protein product: MENVSELYKEEEQMDLPPGFRFHPTDEELISHYLLNRVTDSRFSARAIGEVDLNKSEPWELPWKAKMGEKEWYFFCVRDRKYPTGLRTNRATEAGYWKATGKDKEIYRGKALVGMKKTLVFYKGRAPKGEKTNWVMHEYRLEGKFSVHNLPKTAKNEWVICRVFEKTSGGKKIHIPGIVGLGSFGGELGPPNLPPLMDSSPYNGNNAKPFAESAYVPCFSNLMDAQRNQQGMVGSFNDFLYGVSSNPTDNLPRIPLSSSFYSTQTTPIPANLQFQGSVTMQDHAYLRAILGNQGSIMRQSFKTEREMVSVSQETVLTTDVNAEISSVMSNLEMGRRPFQEGPSTSAGPEDLDNLWNY